The Synchiropus splendidus isolate RoL2022-P1 chromosome 11, RoL_Sspl_1.0, whole genome shotgun sequence genome contains a region encoding:
- the zic6 gene encoding zic family member 6: protein MTSLSRFSGCPLSCIKPGESNTEPSMVLPPLAGEHMGLPTGTSLKLCPSHTFRDYPETRASAYVDHSNFADSGFSSPGGIIMAPVSDPLGSRSTHHRYRDFAGYRDNRSHSFFTSYQDQQASSDATRDLMLGLPGDLLSRTHHPYGQISPTFLGLYKPLNIQRGGGGGCSKQKLVCKWTDGPDEGAGRMPCSRAFGTMYELVTHVTVEHVGGAEHCEYVCHWENCGRERKPFKAKYKLVNHVRVHTGEKPFPCPFHGCEKVFARSENLKIHKRTHTGEKPFKCEFEGCNRRFANSSDRKKHSHVHSSDKPYMCKVRGCDKCYTHPSSLRKHMKLHCDKNGPSAAETRPDQSPIRHAHPPSDTLPLSPERRDESTHRSRFHHSLDNSLDFATHRSQPLMEPLVLQRGGYRSQPSQYTCAQTGPPLVQSSRTFHSTSPFQKSIVNGWYTCHSGVDSYPPKQCNNIL, encoded by the exons ATGACCAGTCTCTCCAGGTTTAGTGGCTGCCCTCTCTCCTGCATCAAACCCGGGGAGAGCAATACTGAACCCAGCATGGTGCTGCCACCTTTGGCAGGGGAGCACATGGGACTCCCCACTGGCACTTCCTTAAAACTCTGCCCCTCGCACACTTTCAGAGACTATCCCGAGACGAGGGCCAGTGCATATGTTGACCACTCTAATTTTGCAGACTCTGGATTTTCCAGCCCTGGGGGCATCATCATGGCACCAGTCAGCGATCCACTGGGATCAAGATCTACCCACCATAGGTACCGAGACTTTGCAGGCTACAGGGACAACAGGAGCCACTCTTTTTTCACCAGCTACCAGGACCAGCAGGCCTCCAGTGATGCCACTCGAGATCTGATGCTGGGACTGCCTGGAGACCTTCTCAGCCGAACCCACCACCCATATGGACAGATCAGCCCCACGTTTCTAGGTCTGTATAAACCTTTAAACAtccagcgaggaggaggaggaggatgctcCAAGCAGAAGCTGGTGTGCAAGTGGACTGACGGCCCAGACGAGGGGGCAGGGAGGATGCCTTGCTCCAGAGCCTTCGGTACCATGTATGAACTTGTCACCCATGTGACAGTGGAGCATGTCGGCGGAGCTGAGCACTGCGAGTACGTGTGTCACTGGGAGAACTGTGGCAGAGAGAGGAAGCCCTTCAAAGCCAAGTACAAGCTGGTGAACCACGTCAGGGTCCACACGGGGGAGAAGCCTTTTCCTTGCCCCTTCCACGGCTGTGAGAAAGTTTTTGCGCGATCAGAGAATCTTAAGATCCACAAGAGGACTCACACAG GTGAAAAACCCTTCAAATGTGAGTTCGAGGGCTGCAACCGGCGATTCGCGAACAGCAGCGACAGAAAGAAACACTCCCACGTTCACTCCAGCGACAAGCCCTACATGTGCAAAGTCAGAGGCTGTGACAAGTGCTACACGCACCCGAGCTCTCTGCGCAAACACATGAAGCTCCACTGCGACAAAAACGGCCCCAGCGCGGCAGAGACCCGTCCGGATCAATCCCCGATCAGACACGCTCATCCGCCCTCGGACACTCTGCCCTTGTCCCCGGAGAGGCGAGACGAGTCGACCCACAGGTCACGTTTCCATCACTCACTTGACAACAGTTTGGACTTCGCGACGCACAGGTCACAACCTCTCATGGAGCCTTTGGTGCTGCAGAGAGGCGGCTACAGGTCGCAGCCCTCCCAGTACACTTGCGCTCAGACTGGTCCCCCTTTAGTCCAAAGCTCCAGGACCTTCCACTCCACTTCCCCTTTTCAGAAAAGCATCGTGAACGGATGGTACACATGCCACAGTGGCGTGGACTCCTACCCGCCAAAGCAATGTAACAACATCCTCTGA